One Nostoc punctiforme PCC 73102 DNA window includes the following coding sequences:
- a CDS encoding DUF2079 domain-containing protein — protein MRKKLNQLGYLGWIIGVSALILFGCSSLRHELFQSNAFDLGIFDQAVYLISQGQPPISSFIGFHILGDHAAWIFYPLAVLYKIYPSVYWLFAVQAAALALGALPTWYLAHQAGLKENQAIAVVFVYLLQPVLFNANLFDFHPEVIAIPLLLAAVLAARLDRLGWFCLSILPVLGCKEVLPLTVAGMGVWLLLFEKRRLYGAIAICAGVAWFLIATQVIIPFFNSAEAIAMVRYSYLGNSVIDIAKNIVLQPGLLVGRVFSLDNLEYLVLLLAPVIWALSPQGIKPLVGAIPCLALNILADYSPQKNLIHQYSVPALPFLVLAVISSLAAGRGWLQNKRAIILWSLVAFLCLAKFPHFGGKYLKSLDTWQATKQAIAQIQTKGSVYTTAEISPHLSHRKLITFTTSDSPPADLNTYNYVLLNVRHPGWSNSQEFTASLANQLKNNQGFQLKYQRDDVYLFVKVA, from the coding sequence ATGAGAAAAAAACTGAATCAGCTTGGTTATCTTGGTTGGATAATTGGCGTGAGTGCCTTAATTTTGTTTGGGTGCAGCAGCTTACGACATGAGTTGTTTCAATCAAACGCTTTTGATTTAGGAATTTTTGACCAAGCAGTTTATTTAATTAGTCAAGGGCAACCGCCTATTAGTTCTTTCATAGGTTTTCATATTCTCGGCGATCATGCTGCTTGGATATTCTATCCCTTGGCTGTACTCTATAAAATCTATCCTAGTGTTTACTGGTTATTTGCTGTGCAGGCAGCTGCCTTGGCATTAGGCGCTTTGCCGACTTGGTATCTAGCCCACCAAGCTGGACTGAAAGAAAACCAAGCAATAGCGGTCGTATTTGTGTATCTCTTGCAGCCAGTGCTGTTTAATGCCAATTTATTTGATTTTCACCCAGAAGTGATAGCTATACCACTACTATTGGCGGCGGTTTTAGCAGCACGGTTAGATCGGCTAGGGTGGTTTTGTTTAAGTATTTTACCGGTCTTAGGATGTAAGGAAGTATTGCCCCTCACTGTTGCTGGGATGGGAGTTTGGTTACTGTTGTTTGAAAAGCGGCGTTTATATGGTGCGATCGCTATTTGTGCTGGTGTCGCCTGGTTTCTGATTGCTACTCAGGTAATTATTCCTTTTTTCAACAGTGCAGAAGCAATAGCAATGGTACGTTACAGCTATTTAGGTAATTCAGTTATAGACATTGCAAAAAATATAGTATTGCAGCCAGGACTGCTCGTGGGAAGGGTTTTTTCACTGGATAACCTAGAATACTTGGTTTTGCTGCTAGCACCTGTGATATGGGCGCTTTCCCCACAAGGAATAAAACCTTTAGTAGGAGCTATTCCTTGTTTGGCGCTAAATATTCTAGCTGATTACTCACCTCAAAAAAACTTGATACATCAGTATTCTGTTCCAGCGCTGCCATTCCTGGTGTTGGCTGTAATTTCCAGCCTCGCCGCAGGTAGGGGATGGCTACAAAATAAACGAGCGATTATCCTGTGGTCATTGGTGGCATTTTTATGCCTGGCAAAATTTCCCCATTTTGGAGGTAAATATTTAAAATCTCTAGATACTTGGCAAGCTACAAAACAAGCGATCGCTCAGATTCAAACTAAAGGAAGCGTTTACACCACAGCAGAGATTTCCCCGCATTTAAGCCACCGAAAATTGATTACGTTTACAACTAGCGATTCCCCACCTGCTGATTTAAATACTTACAATTATGTATTGCTCAATGTCCGTCATCCTGGCTGGTCAAATAGTCAGGAGTTTACTGCTAGCTTGGCCAATCAACTGAAAAATAATCAAGGATTTCAGTTGAAATATCAGCGTGATGATGTGTATTTGTTTGTCAAAGTCGCTTGA
- a CDS encoding DUF6972 family protein produces the protein MSGINRQITLDVRQVAKHIADTPQSQRLLKRGLAAHVFNDEPTMNIVTQAIIANGQFTGMIRGYNRYGMFFNEPIGYRISPDGSRTLLYYGEIKINADDQYHVIPRTRPSEE, from the coding sequence ATGAGTGGAATTAATCGTCAAATTACCCTTGACGTTAGACAAGTTGCCAAGCACATAGCAGATACACCTCAAAGTCAAAGACTTCTCAAACGGGGACTTGCCGCTCATGTATTTAACGATGAACCTACAATGAATATAGTTACTCAAGCCATAATAGCAAATGGGCAATTCACTGGAATGATTCGAGGATATAACCGTTATGGAATGTTTTTTAATGAGCCAATAGGTTATAGAATCAGCCCAGATGGTAGCCGTACTCTACTTTACTATGGGGAGATAAAAATCAATGCAGACGACCAATACCACGTCATCCCCCGCACAAGACCAAGTGAAGAATAA
- a CDS encoding calcium-translocating P-type ATPase, PMCA-type yields the protein MLTNEKSQGNKIQLPYQGLTLEEVKLNRQKYGANVLTPPEREPLWKLFLEKFEDPVIRILMIAAAIAISVGIFEGEYAEGLGIVAAILLATTLAFFNEYKASQEFDILNQVYDEVFIKVIRDSSFTTVKRKDLVFGDVVYVEQGEEIPTDGQILEEISLEIDQSKITGEAEPVKKLTQADAENQGIEEGTYPAYKIYRSTIVEQGQGYFEVTAVGDNTEIGKLATAIASIENTEDTPLNHQLEKLSKLIGVVGLGFAGFTFISLLVRGFVTKELSLSSQQWYVVGLSIISVLVTLSRVWLPVIYDGLELAGSKLIAPKWLENNSLPSWLKTVGIGLVFFTIGLALGYPLGLIPGSINNWVPSTVAKALLHYFMVAVTIIVVAVPEGLAMSVTLSLAYSMKKMAASNNLVRRMHACETIGSATVICSDKTGTLTQNQMRVYEVNFPSLNSQLLPALKDVKGLIAEAIAVNSTADLEKKPLQTPRPIGNATEGALLLWLDSQDTDYISYRGNFQIKSRMPFCGQKKYMGTIGISSVTGKDVLYVKGAPEVILERCSQILTQQGLESLKNKAAIASAIKEYQRRGMRALGFAYHEVSQHSSETNLDEIAHDMTWLGFVAILDPLRPEVPDAIQACLNAGIQVKVVTGDNSETAKEIARQIGLWQEEDDFNSGYLHLTGQQFDQLSDEEASQAVLQLKVLSRARPLDKLRLVKLLQENGEVVGVTGDGTNDAAALKQAQVGLAMGSGTAIAKEASDIILLDDSFRSIVNAVVWGRSLYQNIQRFILFQLTINVVALGIALVGPFIGVALPLTVTQMLWVNLIMDTFAALALATEPPHRSVMQHSPRNPEALIVTKAMAQNIFTVGLAFLLFLVGFLRYIRRDGEITPYELSVFFGVFVMLQFWNLFNARCLGLKQSAFKGLSKNKGFVAIAITIFVGQILIIQFGGSVFRTVPLSLVDWISVIVVTSTVLWIGELWRFIIQLKLKSHLRESY from the coding sequence ATGCTTACTAATGAGAAGAGTCAGGGCAACAAGATTCAATTACCATATCAAGGACTAACTTTGGAGGAAGTTAAGCTCAATCGCCAAAAATATGGTGCCAACGTTCTTACTCCTCCAGAACGAGAGCCATTATGGAAATTGTTCTTAGAGAAATTTGAAGATCCAGTAATTCGGATTCTGATGATTGCTGCTGCGATCGCTATTAGTGTCGGAATTTTTGAGGGTGAATATGCTGAAGGTTTAGGGATTGTAGCTGCTATCTTGTTAGCGACAACTCTCGCTTTTTTTAACGAATATAAAGCCAGTCAAGAATTTGACATTCTCAATCAAGTTTATGACGAAGTATTTATCAAAGTCATCCGAGATAGCAGCTTTACCACTGTTAAGCGTAAAGATTTAGTTTTTGGTGATGTTGTATATGTAGAACAAGGTGAAGAAATCCCAACTGATGGACAAATTTTAGAAGAAATATCTTTAGAAATTGACCAGTCAAAAATCACTGGAGAAGCGGAACCAGTTAAAAAGCTTACTCAAGCTGACGCAGAGAATCAAGGTATTGAAGAAGGAACTTACCCAGCTTACAAAATTTATCGCAGTACGATTGTTGAACAAGGACAAGGTTATTTTGAAGTTACTGCCGTTGGTGATAATACAGAAATTGGTAAATTGGCAACAGCAATTGCCAGCATCGAAAACACAGAAGACACACCGCTTAATCATCAACTAGAAAAACTTAGTAAACTCATTGGTGTAGTTGGTCTTGGATTTGCTGGTTTCACTTTCATATCTTTGCTGGTGCGCGGTTTTGTCACTAAAGAATTAAGCCTGAGTTCTCAACAGTGGTATGTTGTCGGACTGTCAATTATTAGTGTGCTAGTAACACTTAGCCGAGTATGGCTACCTGTAATTTATGATGGTCTGGAGCTAGCTGGTAGCAAACTTATAGCACCAAAATGGCTGGAAAATAATAGTCTTCCTAGTTGGCTAAAAACAGTTGGTATAGGATTAGTATTTTTCACTATTGGACTTGCTTTAGGCTATCCTCTAGGACTAATTCCTGGCTCTATAAATAACTGGGTACCTAGTACTGTTGCCAAAGCATTACTGCACTACTTTATGGTAGCTGTGACAATTATTGTGGTAGCTGTGCCAGAAGGTTTAGCAATGAGTGTTACCCTCAGTCTTGCCTACAGTATGAAAAAGATGGCAGCTTCCAATAATTTGGTGCGTCGGATGCACGCTTGTGAAACTATTGGTTCAGCTACAGTAATTTGCTCTGATAAAACTGGCACTCTTACCCAAAATCAAATGCGGGTATATGAAGTCAATTTTCCTAGTTTGAATTCTCAACTGTTGCCAGCACTTAAAGATGTGAAAGGTTTAATAGCGGAGGCGATCGCAGTTAATAGTACTGCTGATTTAGAGAAAAAACCTTTGCAGACTCCTCGTCCTATTGGCAATGCTACAGAAGGAGCTTTACTTTTATGGCTAGATAGCCAGGATACTGATTACATATCTTACCGGGGTAATTTTCAAATAAAATCCCGAATGCCTTTTTGCGGTCAGAAAAAATACATGGGCACAATTGGCATTTCCTCTGTAACTGGGAAGGATGTGCTTTATGTGAAAGGAGCGCCAGAGGTAATTTTGGAACGTTGTTCGCAAATTCTTACACAGCAAGGACTAGAATCACTCAAGAATAAAGCCGCGATCGCATCTGCAATTAAAGAATATCAAAGACGAGGAATGCGGGCACTAGGGTTTGCTTACCATGAAGTCTCACAGCATTCGAGTGAGACGAACTTGGACGAAATTGCTCACGACATGACTTGGCTGGGGTTTGTGGCAATTTTAGACCCCTTGCGTCCAGAAGTACCTGATGCCATCCAAGCCTGCTTAAATGCAGGAATACAAGTCAAAGTTGTAACAGGCGATAACTCGGAGACGGCTAAGGAAATTGCTCGTCAAATTGGACTTTGGCAAGAAGAAGATGACTTTAATAGCGGTTATTTACATTTGACTGGTCAGCAATTTGATCAACTGAGTGACGAAGAAGCAAGTCAGGCAGTGCTGCAATTAAAGGTACTTTCCAGAGCGCGACCACTTGATAAGCTGCGGCTGGTGAAACTATTACAGGAGAATGGTGAGGTAGTAGGTGTCACCGGAGATGGTACAAACGATGCAGCTGCTCTCAAGCAAGCTCAGGTAGGTTTGGCAATGGGAAGTGGTACAGCGATCGCTAAAGAGGCCAGCGACATTATTTTGCTTGACGATTCTTTCCGCAGTATTGTAAATGCAGTTGTTTGGGGGCGATCGCTTTACCAAAATATCCAACGATTTATTCTATTTCAGTTAACAATCAACGTTGTAGCGTTAGGGATTGCTTTAGTAGGGCCATTTATCGGTGTAGCGCTACCTCTAACTGTCACCCAAATGCTCTGGGTAAACTTAATTATGGATACCTTTGCTGCTTTGGCTTTGGCGACGGAACCCCCTCATCGGAGCGTCATGCAGCACTCTCCCCGTAACCCAGAAGCCCTTATTGTCACCAAAGCAATGGCACAGAATATTTTTACTGTTGGGTTAGCATTTTTGCTTTTTCTGGTTGGTTTCTTACGCTATATCCGTCGAGATGGAGAAATCACTCCTTATGAGCTTTCCGTGTTCTTCGGCGTGTTCGTAATGTTACAGTTTTGGAATTTGTTCAATGCTCGATGCTTGGGGTTAAAGCAGTCTGCGTTCAAAGGTTTGTCTAAGAATAAAGGATTTGTAGCGATCGCTATTACCATTTTTGTAGGACAGATATTGATTATTCAGTTTGGTGGTAGCGTTTTTAGAACAGTACCTTTGTCTTTGGTGGACTGGATAAGTGTAATTGTTGTAACATCGACAGTGCTTTGGATTGGTGAACTATGGCGCTTCATAATACAGTTAAAATTGAAAAGTCATCTGCGAGAATCCTATTAA
- a CDS encoding zinc ribbon domain-containing protein: protein MSLYDRLNLTKTNRKLQVPIWERINLDRPSKPRCQGCRSHIQTNWRVCPYCGWLIVAKNSEVRHCVWVNISNMIIGTEDNSTILEVMADALAKVFSAFRSVNVFLTSEPPDEKEWNQNFTHVYVFVDQEPVDYLGIASFRHNKVTDRAAVRIDQVLNASYRASLNLSQLSNLIANTITHEIGHTLGLDHSQLPTDVMHDGLDHGIHSLMPPSFHAEQIILMNNAIRKHKSLPVH from the coding sequence ATGTCGCTCTACGATCGCCTGAATTTAACTAAGACAAATCGTAAGCTGCAAGTCCCAATTTGGGAACGGATTAACCTTGATAGACCTTCAAAACCTCGCTGTCAAGGTTGCCGTTCTCATATCCAAACTAATTGGCGAGTGTGTCCATATTGTGGATGGTTGATTGTTGCAAAAAACAGCGAAGTTCGCCATTGTGTCTGGGTCAATATTTCAAACATGATTATCGGCACTGAAGATAATAGCACCATACTAGAAGTTATGGCAGATGCGCTTGCTAAAGTCTTCAGTGCTTTTAGGAGTGTCAATGTATTTTTGACCTCAGAACCACCTGATGAAAAAGAGTGGAACCAAAACTTTACCCATGTCTATGTGTTTGTTGATCAAGAACCAGTTGACTATCTAGGAATTGCCAGTTTCCGTCATAATAAAGTTACAGACCGTGCTGCTGTTCGTATAGACCAAGTACTTAATGCTTCTTACCGAGCGAGTCTGAATCTGAGTCAATTGTCTAACTTGATTGCTAATACTATCACCCACGAAATCGGTCACACTTTGGGATTAGACCATTCCCAACTACCAACAGATGTGATGCACGATGGACTTGATCATGGAATTCACAGTTTGATGCCTCCCTCATTTCATGCCGAACAGATCATCTTGATGAATAACGCCATTAGGAAACATAAGTCCTTGCCAGTGCATTGA
- a CDS encoding tellurium resistance protein TerA, protein MAITLQKSGDSHKIDLSKAGNSKQLTVHINLNWNQQSNQNAGFFSKLLGGNNAPDLDLGCMYETVNGEKGVIQPLGGNFGAKNSSPYIFLDKDDRTGAASDGENMFIYRPDTIKRVMFFALIYQGTPDFKSVDGRMLFKISNGEEIYLELNNPDKNRPFCAAAMVSNIGSEVTILKEEKYFSGHKEADDYYRFGFSWVAGSK, encoded by the coding sequence ATGGCTATTACACTTCAAAAGAGTGGCGATTCCCACAAAATAGACCTGAGTAAAGCAGGTAACTCTAAGCAACTGACAGTTCATATCAACCTGAATTGGAATCAGCAGTCCAATCAAAACGCTGGATTCTTTTCCAAGTTGCTTGGAGGTAATAATGCTCCTGACCTTGACTTAGGCTGTATGTATGAAACTGTAAATGGTGAAAAAGGGGTCATCCAGCCTCTAGGAGGAAATTTTGGAGCCAAAAATTCTTCTCCTTACATCTTTCTTGATAAAGATGATCGTACTGGAGCAGCCTCAGATGGTGAAAATATGTTCATTTACAGACCTGACACAATTAAACGAGTGATGTTTTTTGCCCTAATTTATCAGGGAACACCCGATTTTAAGTCTGTGGATGGTCGGATGCTTTTCAAAATCAGTAATGGCGAAGAAATTTATCTGGAACTTAATAACCCAGATAAAAATCGACCTTTCTGTGCTGCTGCTATGGTAAGCAACATTGGCTCTGAAGTTACGATTTTAAAGGAAGAAAAATACTTTAGTGGACATAAAGAGGCAGACGATTACTATCGTTTTGGCTTTAGCTGGGTAGCTGGCTCTAAGTAA
- a CDS encoding TerD family protein has translation MAISLQKGQRISLSKEAPGLSKMMCGLGWDVAKRSGGGFFSNFGGGGQNYDLDASVICLDANGKLTAKENIIYFGNLQHLSGAITHTGDNLTGAGDGDDEVIIVDLPRIPAQIVKLVFVVNIYDCIARKQDFSQIENAFVRLVNAANNKELARYNLSGKEYLGMTGMVLAEVYRHNDDWKLAAIGNGVNVNGLGELAGSYS, from the coding sequence ATGGCAATTAGTTTACAGAAAGGACAGCGGATTTCACTTTCTAAGGAAGCCCCTGGTCTAAGCAAAATGATGTGTGGACTGGGCTGGGATGTGGCTAAACGTTCAGGCGGTGGATTTTTTAGTAATTTTGGTGGCGGTGGTCAAAACTATGATCTAGATGCATCTGTAATCTGTCTGGATGCAAATGGCAAGTTAACGGCTAAAGAGAATATTATCTACTTTGGAAATCTTCAGCATTTGTCTGGAGCCATAACTCACACAGGGGACAATTTAACTGGTGCAGGTGATGGCGATGATGAAGTGATTATAGTTGATTTGCCGCGCATACCTGCCCAGATTGTTAAGTTAGTCTTCGTAGTCAATATTTACGATTGCATTGCCCGTAAGCAGGACTTTAGTCAAATTGAAAATGCTTTTGTGCGCCTGGTTAATGCAGCTAATAACAAAGAACTGGCTCGATATAATCTCTCTGGTAAGGAGTATTTGGGCATGACTGGGATGGTCTTGGCTGAAGTGTATCGACACAATGATGACTGGAAACTAGCAGCTATTGGCAATGGTGTCAATGTCAATGGCTTAGGTGAACTCGCTGGCTCTTACTCCTAA
- a CDS encoding TerD family protein — protein MAVTLTKGQRVSLDKVAPGLTEVFIGLGWDVKVMDTGFAFDLDASAFMVGSNEKLISDNHFIFYNNLVSPDPNKSVQHTGDNLTGAGDGDDEVIKINLQKVPADVHQIFITVTIHEAAERKQNFGQVQNAFVRVVNAQSNQEVVRYDLVVCQANFAMLNLDINAPFFGEHLWFENPNKH, from the coding sequence ATGGCAGTTACACTTACAAAAGGACAACGTGTATCACTCGACAAAGTTGCACCAGGACTCACTGAGGTATTTATTGGTCTTGGATGGGATGTCAAAGTAATGGACACTGGCTTCGCCTTTGACTTAGATGCATCAGCTTTCATGGTGGGGAGTAACGAAAAACTAATTTCAGATAACCACTTCATTTTCTACAACAATCTTGTCAGCCCAGATCCAAATAAGTCAGTTCAACACACGGGAGATAATCTGACAGGCGCAGGTGATGGCGATGATGAAGTCATCAAAATTAATCTGCAAAAGGTTCCTGCTGATGTTCATCAAATTTTTATTACTGTAACTATTCATGAAGCCGCAGAACGGAAGCAAAATTTTGGTCAAGTTCAAAATGCTTTTGTGCGCGTCGTTAATGCTCAAAGCAACCAAGAAGTAGTCCGGTATGACCTAGTAGTCTGCCAAGCTAACTTTGCTATGTTAAATTTGGATATAAACGCTCCATTTTTCGGCGAGCATCTTTGGTTTGAAAACCCCAATAAACACTAG
- a CDS encoding ATP-dependent Clp protease ATP-binding subunit, producing the protein MFERFTEKAIKVIMLAQEEARRLGHNFVGTEQILLGLIGEGTGVAAKVLKSMGVNLKDARIEVEKIIGRGSGFVAVEIPFTPRAKRVLELSLEEARQLGHNYIGTEHLLLGLIREGEGVAARVLENLGVDLSKVRTQVIRMLGETAEVSPGGSSGRTKTPTLDEFGSNLTQMAIDNKLDPVVGRAKEIERVIQILGRRTKNNPVLIGEPGVGKTAIAEGLASRIATKDVPDILEDKRVVTLDIGLLVAGTKYRGEFEERLKKIMDEIRSAGNVILVIDEVHTLIGAGAAEGAIDAANILKPALARGELQCIGATTLDEYRKHIERDAALERRFQPVMVGEPTVDETIEILYGLRERYEQHHKLKISDEALVAAAKLSDRYISDRYLPDKAIDLVDEAGSRVRLINSQLPPAAKELDKELRQILKEKDDAVRSQDFDKAGELRDREMEIKAEIRAIAQSKTNATGTEGEEPVVTEEDIAHIVASWTGVPVNKLTESESEKLLHMEDTLHQRLIGQDEAVRAVSRAIRRARVGLKNPNRPIASFVFSGPTGVGKTELAKSLAAYFFGSEEAMIRLDMSEYMERHTVSKLIGSPPGYVGYNEGGQLTEAVRRRPYTVVLFDEIEKAHPDVFNMLLQILEDGRLTDAKGRTVDFKNTLLILTSNIGSKVIEKGGSGIGFEFSEDASESTYNRIRSLVNEELKQYFRPEFLNRLDEIIVFRQLSKPEVTQIAEIMLKEVFGRLTEKGITLEVTDRFKDRLIQEGYSPSYGARPLRRAIMRLLEDSLAEEILSGRIKDGDTALVDVDENGVVQVSSQQRRELLPQGVE; encoded by the coding sequence ATGTTTGAACGCTTCACAGAAAAAGCCATTAAGGTAATCATGCTGGCCCAAGAAGAGGCCCGCCGTTTAGGTCACAACTTTGTCGGAACCGAGCAGATCCTCCTGGGTCTGATTGGCGAAGGCACTGGAGTGGCTGCCAAGGTGCTGAAATCAATGGGCGTCAATCTCAAAGATGCCCGAATTGAAGTTGAAAAAATTATAGGACGGGGATCGGGCTTTGTTGCCGTGGAAATTCCGTTTACGCCACGGGCAAAGCGAGTTTTAGAACTCTCCTTGGAAGAAGCACGCCAACTGGGGCATAACTACATTGGCACCGAGCATCTGCTGTTGGGCCTAATCCGCGAAGGGGAAGGTGTCGCAGCCAGGGTGCTAGAAAACCTCGGTGTGGATCTATCTAAGGTAAGAACTCAAGTCATCCGTATGTTGGGAGAAACTGCCGAAGTTTCACCAGGCGGCTCATCCGGGCGCACAAAAACCCCAACTCTGGATGAATTTGGCTCAAACCTGACCCAGATGGCGATAGACAATAAGCTCGATCCAGTGGTGGGACGCGCCAAGGAAATTGAGCGGGTGATCCAGATATTGGGTCGCCGAACCAAAAATAACCCAGTGCTGATTGGGGAACCAGGGGTTGGTAAAACTGCGATCGCTGAAGGTTTAGCTTCACGCATTGCCACCAAAGATGTCCCTGACATCCTGGAAGATAAACGCGTCGTCACATTGGATATTGGTTTGCTCGTAGCAGGAACCAAGTACCGGGGTGAATTTGAAGAACGCTTGAAAAAAATCATGGATGAAATCCGCTCTGCGGGTAATGTCATTCTCGTGATTGATGAGGTACACACCTTAATCGGTGCGGGTGCAGCAGAAGGTGCGATTGACGCAGCAAATATCCTCAAGCCAGCTTTGGCTAGGGGTGAGTTGCAGTGCATCGGTGCTACAACCCTAGATGAATACCGGAAGCACATCGAGCGAGATGCAGCTCTAGAGCGGCGTTTCCAACCAGTAATGGTTGGCGAACCTACAGTTGATGAAACAATTGAAATTTTATATGGTTTGCGCGAACGCTACGAGCAACACCACAAACTGAAAATCTCCGACGAAGCATTAGTAGCGGCGGCGAAGTTATCAGATCGTTACATTAGCGATCGCTACCTCCCAGATAAAGCCATCGACTTAGTTGATGAAGCTGGTTCTAGAGTGCGCTTGATTAACTCTCAGCTGCCACCCGCAGCCAAAGAGTTAGACAAAGAACTGCGTCAGATATTAAAAGAAAAAGATGATGCAGTGCGCTCTCAAGACTTTGACAAAGCTGGAGAATTGCGCGATCGCGAAATGGAAATCAAAGCCGAAATCCGAGCGATCGCTCAAAGCAAGACCAATGCAACTGGCACAGAAGGTGAAGAACCTGTAGTTACAGAAGAAGACATTGCCCACATTGTCGCTTCTTGGACTGGGGTACCGGTGAACAAACTCACCGAATCTGAATCTGAAAAGCTGCTGCACATGGAAGACACCTTGCATCAGCGTTTAATCGGTCAGGACGAAGCTGTGAGAGCAGTTTCACGGGCAATTCGTCGCGCTCGTGTCGGTTTGAAAAATCCCAATCGACCCATAGCTAGCTTTGTCTTCTCTGGGCCTACTGGTGTAGGTAAAACCGAGTTGGCGAAGTCCTTAGCTGCTTACTTCTTCGGTTCCGAAGAAGCGATGATCCGCTTAGATATGTCCGAATACATGGAGCGTCACACCGTCAGCAAGCTGATTGGTTCCCCTCCAGGTTATGTTGGTTATAACGAAGGTGGTCAGCTGACCGAAGCCGTGCGGCGGCGACCTTACACTGTGGTGTTGTTCGACGAAATCGAAAAAGCACACCCCGATGTATTCAACATGCTGCTGCAAATTTTGGAAGACGGTCGGTTAACTGATGCCAAAGGTCGCACGGTGGACTTCAAGAACACCTTGCTGATTTTAACTTCCAATATTGGTTCTAAGGTAATTGAAAAAGGCGGTAGCGGTATCGGCTTTGAATTCTCCGAAGATGCCAGCGAGTCCACTTACAACCGGATTCGCTCTTTGGTCAACGAAGAACTCAAACAGTACTTCCGTCCAGAGTTCCTCAACCGACTCGATGAAATTATCGTTTTCCGTCAATTGAGCAAGCCAGAAGTGACCCAAATCGCCGAAATTATGCTCAAGGAAGTATTTGGTCGCCTGACCGAAAAGGGTATCACCTTAGAAGTCACAGACCGCTTCAAGGATCGGTTGATCCAAGAAGGTTACAGTCCCAGCTACGGCGCAAGGCCATTACGTCGGGCAATTATGCGCCTGTTAGAAGATAGCCTAGCAGAAGAAATTCTGTCTGGTCGTATCAAGGATGGCGATACAGCCCTTGTTGATGTGGATGAAAATGGCGTTGTGCAAGTTAGTTCTCAACAGCGTCGGGAATTGTTACCCCAAGGCGTTGAGTAA
- the rimI gene encoding ribosomal protein S18-alanine N-acetyltransferase: MISLDLEIKLLTPDNLSAILELDQACFGGLWTLEGYKRELDSPNSDLLGLFSPFSSVSLLGMGCFWSILEEAHITILAVHPQYHRQGLGAALLYSLLKTACDRGMERATLEVRASNLAAISLYQKFGFKTAGRRRGYYQDNGEDALILWLPDLQHSKFQTTLDQWYSTISDRLSKSSWHLLVK; the protein is encoded by the coding sequence GTGATCTCATTAGACTTAGAAATTAAATTACTGACACCAGATAATCTCAGTGCAATTCTGGAACTAGATCAAGCCTGTTTTGGCGGACTTTGGACTCTGGAGGGCTACAAACGAGAATTGGATAGCCCCAACAGCGATTTACTCGGTTTATTCTCCCCATTTTCCAGCGTTAGTTTGTTAGGAATGGGTTGCTTTTGGTCAATTTTAGAGGAAGCTCACATTACAATTTTGGCGGTTCATCCCCAATATCACCGTCAAGGTTTGGGTGCGGCTTTACTATATTCACTCCTTAAGACAGCTTGCGATCGCGGAATGGAGCGAGCTACCCTCGAAGTCCGAGCTTCCAACTTGGCGGCAATATCTTTATATCAAAAATTTGGCTTCAAAACAGCCGGACGGCGGCGGGGTTACTACCAAGATAACGGTGAGGATGCGCTAATCCTTTGGCTCCCCGATTTACAACACTCCAAATTTCAAACAACTTTAGACCAGTGGTATTCCACAATCAGCGATCGCCTTAGCAAATCCTCTTGGCATTTACTTGTTAAGTAG